A window from Thiosulfatimonas sediminis encodes these proteins:
- a CDS encoding ABC transporter permease: protein MQVRSAWQVTRNVYYALFMREVLTRLFANRMAWFWLFVEPILFVVVMVGLRSFIRVMDQIGGVDMIPWMIIGLAAFFMFRDGMNNGMNAIGAGKALFAYRQLKPIDTVIVRIFTIGLLHLLVLLIFVIGMLLLGFTMTPHNLLLSMGAWLTLWFFGLGVGLTLAVVTQFATEFGKIINVLSLPLMILSGAFLPFHHMPHAIQEILLWNPVLHAIELIRIGFFEGYWTLSGINYQYLFIWTVGSVFLGISLNLRFEARLKVK, encoded by the coding sequence TTGCAAGTCCGTTCCGCTTGGCAAGTCACCCGAAACGTCTACTACGCGCTCTTTATGCGCGAGGTTTTGACGCGCTTGTTTGCCAATCGCATGGCGTGGTTTTGGCTGTTTGTCGAGCCGATTCTGTTTGTGGTCGTCATGGTCGGGCTACGTTCGTTTATTCGGGTCATGGATCAGATTGGTGGGGTGGATATGATTCCGTGGATGATTATCGGCTTAGCCGCCTTTTTTATGTTTCGTGACGGCATGAATAACGGCATGAATGCAATTGGTGCCGGAAAGGCGTTGTTTGCCTATCGTCAGCTCAAGCCGATTGACACCGTGATTGTGCGCATTTTCACCATAGGTTTGCTGCATCTGTTAGTGTTGCTAATTTTTGTTATCGGTATGTTGTTATTGGGTTTCACCATGACACCACATAACCTGTTGCTCTCGATGGGGGCTTGGCTGACGCTTTGGTTTTTCGGTCTGGGCGTGGGACTAACCCTCGCGGTAGTGACGCAGTTCGCCACCGAGTTTGGCAAGATTATTAATGTATTGTCTCTGCCGCTGATGATTTTATCAGGGGCCTTTCTTCCCTTTCATCATATGCCGCATGCGATTCAAGAAATTTTGTTGTGGAATCCGGTATTGCATGCCATCGAACTGATTCGTATCGGTTTTTTTGAAGGCTACTGGACGCTCAGCGGCATCAATTATCAATATCTGTTTATTTGGACGGTCGGCAGCGTGTTTTTGGGGATTAGCCTGAATTTACGTTTTGAGGCAAGGTTGAAGGTGAAATGA
- a CDS encoding polysaccharide biosynthesis/export family protein — protein sequence MKKILSALFLFLSMVMFNHAFAIGENAGDVPQAQSAQSLLVDQQVSDQTQVWKTVNYGPLNVSMKGAKVFGQQVFTGGFAGVRADGLNSSYKIVPGDQVVVRVWGSFEMDRVLPVDAQGNIFIPSIGPVFVQGVMQSQLNQKVTAAIKTIYTDGASVYTQLQGVQPVSVFVTGFVNKPGRYAGTPTDSVIYFLNQAQGINADTGSYRDISVMRKGEKVASFDLYQFLVAGALPQLQLQEGDTIVVAQRGAVVSVVDASQKPMLYELNAAQEAGAELFNYVVLGAGVSHVLMQGFNQAGPVSEYLSLEDFKARMIQNGDQIVFAQDQRAQTILVQVEGSYLGKSHFILPKNAKLRELLANIAVDDELTATESVSIRRKSVAEQQKASLDSSLKRLEQTYLTATSSTAEEASIRVKEAELIMGFVRRAAEVKPNGRLVVAGNDGVANIRLQDGDVITLPTKSESVLVSGQVLVPTSLVYQQGWTLQDYINKTGGFTEQADEDKIVLIRQSGEVLADSSAVVKPGDEILVLPKVPTKNIQLATSVSQILYQIAIAAKVAFDL from the coding sequence ATGAAAAAAATTCTTTCAGCTTTATTCTTGTTTTTGAGCATGGTTATGTTTAACCATGCCTTTGCAATTGGCGAAAATGCCGGCGATGTCCCGCAAGCTCAGTCTGCGCAATCTTTGCTGGTGGATCAACAGGTTTCGGATCAAACGCAGGTCTGGAAAACTGTAAATTACGGCCCGTTAAATGTCAGCATGAAAGGCGCTAAGGTGTTTGGTCAACAAGTTTTTACTGGCGGCTTTGCCGGTGTTCGAGCCGATGGCTTAAATAGCAGTTATAAAATTGTGCCCGGAGACCAAGTGGTGGTGCGAGTTTGGGGTAGCTTTGAAATGGATCGCGTTTTACCCGTTGATGCTCAAGGGAATATTTTTATCCCGTCCATTGGACCTGTGTTCGTACAAGGTGTTATGCAATCCCAACTGAATCAAAAAGTCACCGCCGCGATTAAAACCATTTACACCGATGGAGCGAGTGTTTACACGCAATTACAAGGCGTGCAGCCGGTTTCGGTTTTTGTCACTGGCTTTGTTAATAAGCCAGGACGCTATGCCGGCACGCCAACCGATTCTGTCATTTATTTTTTAAACCAAGCCCAGGGAATTAATGCAGATACTGGCAGTTACCGAGATATTTCAGTGATGCGTAAAGGCGAAAAAGTCGCCAGTTTTGACCTGTATCAGTTTTTGGTTGCTGGTGCACTGCCTCAGTTACAACTCCAAGAGGGCGATACCATTGTAGTTGCTCAACGCGGTGCCGTAGTCAGTGTGGTGGATGCCTCCCAAAAGCCGATGCTGTATGAATTAAATGCAGCGCAAGAAGCAGGTGCAGAACTGTTTAATTATGTGGTGTTGGGTGCTGGCGTTTCGCATGTGTTAATGCAGGGTTTTAATCAAGCAGGCCCTGTGAGCGAGTACTTGAGTCTAGAGGATTTTAAAGCACGCATGATTCAAAATGGGGACCAGATTGTGTTTGCTCAAGATCAACGTGCGCAAACGATTTTGGTTCAAGTTGAAGGCAGTTACTTAGGTAAGTCGCATTTTATTTTGCCCAAGAACGCAAAATTACGAGAATTGTTGGCCAATATTGCGGTGGATGACGAATTGACAGCCACTGAAAGTGTTTCCATTCGCCGTAAAAGTGTTGCTGAACAACAAAAGGCATCGCTGGATTCCAGCCTAAAAAGACTGGAGCAAACCTATTTGACCGCCACCTCATCCACCGCTGAAGAAGCCAGTATTCGTGTTAAAGAGGCGGAGCTGATTATGGGGTTTGTTAGGCGCGCTGCTGAAGTCAAACCGAATGGTCGTCTCGTAGTCGCTGGAAATGACGGTGTGGCCAATATTCGTCTTCAAGATGGCGATGTTATTACCTTGCCAACCAAAAGTGAATCGGTTTTAGTCAGTGGTCAGGTTTTAGTACCCACCTCATTGGTTTATCAACAAGGGTGGACGCTGCAAGATTACATTAATAAAACCGGCGGTTTTACCGAGCAAGCGGATGAAGACAAAATTGTCTTAATTCGTCAAAGTGGTGAAGTTCTGGCGGATTCGTCCGCCGTTGTGAAACCGGGCGATGAGATTTTAGTCTTACCAAAAGTGCCGACCAAAAATATACAGCTAGCGACCAGTGTTTCACAAATTCTTTACCAAATAGCAATTGCGGCTAAAGTCGCATTTGATCTGTAA
- a CDS encoding capsule biosynthesis protein produces the protein MKSSRTNNVNGKRILLLQGPMGNFFKRLDNELRKKGAITYKIGLNAGDQFFSYRDNYTPYRKKRKYWQRSVSDFLVQNQIEQLYLFGDCRFYQSQAIYAAEKLGIEVFVFEEGYVRPNFITFEKHGVNNNSRIRRDRGFYDALDLEKLPEVSCVPSNFSHSAMIFSAMTYYFLGNVFHYAYPHYRHHRDFSGLKEAFYGIRSFVRKQFYKLKERNKLARITESFTKDYFFVPLQTHNDFQILKHSGYPSIEKFIIEVVESFAQHAPKDVCLMFKHHPVDRGRKNYTSFIEEQARVYGVPKRICVVHDVYLPDCLKHAKGTITVNSTVGLSSIFHGTPTLVMGQAIYDIEGLTNHGVSLAHFWQQQLKPDAVLFEKYRRYLVCTSQLNGSFYGMMPSLDNKICLADGALELKSDS, from the coding sequence ATGAAATCGAGTCGAACTAACAACGTGAATGGTAAGCGTATTCTGCTTTTGCAAGGGCCTATGGGCAACTTTTTTAAAAGGTTGGACAATGAGTTGCGAAAAAAGGGCGCTATCACCTACAAAATTGGATTGAATGCCGGAGACCAGTTTTTCTCCTATCGCGATAACTACACGCCTTATCGAAAAAAACGCAAATATTGGCAGCGTTCTGTCTCAGATTTTTTAGTGCAGAACCAAATTGAGCAGCTTTACTTGTTTGGTGATTGTCGCTTTTATCAAAGCCAAGCGATTTATGCGGCCGAAAAACTTGGTATTGAAGTGTTTGTGTTTGAAGAAGGTTATGTTCGACCGAACTTCATTACATTTGAAAAACATGGGGTGAATAATAATAGCCGGATTCGACGTGATCGCGGGTTTTACGATGCTTTAGATCTCGAAAAGTTACCTGAGGTCTCATGTGTCCCTTCGAATTTTAGTCATTCAGCGATGATATTCAGTGCAATGACTTACTATTTTTTGGGCAATGTCTTTCATTACGCCTATCCGCACTACCGCCATCACCGTGATTTTTCAGGCTTAAAAGAAGCGTTTTACGGTATCCGCAGTTTTGTAAGAAAACAGTTTTATAAGCTTAAAGAGCGAAACAAGTTAGCGCGCATCACTGAGAGCTTTACCAAAGACTATTTTTTTGTACCTTTGCAAACGCACAATGATTTTCAAATCCTTAAGCATTCGGGTTATCCATCAATTGAAAAATTCATTATTGAGGTGGTGGAATCTTTTGCACAGCACGCACCTAAAGATGTGTGTTTGATGTTTAAGCATCATCCTGTTGATCGTGGGCGTAAAAACTACACATCTTTTATTGAAGAGCAAGCTAGGGTCTATGGTGTACCAAAAAGAATTTGTGTGGTCCATGATGTCTACTTGCCAGATTGTTTAAAACACGCCAAAGGTACCATAACCGTCAATAGCACGGTGGGTCTCTCTTCTATTTTTCATGGCACACCCACATTAGTCATGGGACAGGCGATTTACGATATCGAAGGCTTAACCAATCATGGGGTTTCGTTGGCGCACTTTTGGCAGCAGCAGCTTAAGCCGGATGCAGTCTTGTTTGAGAAGTATCGCCGTTATTTGGTTTGTACAAGCCAGTTAAACGGCAGTTTTTATGGCATGATGCCAAGCCTTGATAATAAGATTTGCCTTGCCGATGGGGCGCTTGAACTCAAGTCGGATTCATAA
- a CDS encoding capsular polysaccharide biosynthesis protein, producing the protein MNKVLNLSGYGFYWYNLKALLSVSGNRHFIGWGQKRSGRFAQWCAKRFNGSFTLLEDGFIRSLGLGVDGAQAMSLVLDDVGIYYDATRPSRLENLLNQTDFTKQSGLIEQAKQAIEFIQKHAISKYNHAPNIHAETFPELFEKLQSPRQKILVIAQTQGDASLAYGYGNQFSTRDLIQAAIDENPGAGIYLKIHPDVLSGKKASDIDLDFAAQYCILIQEDVNPIGLLTYFEKVYTKTSQMGFEALLLGKACVCFGVPFYAGWGLTDDRVKIERRERKLSLQEVFAAAYILYPTYYDSYQQKSSNLLEVLHTLNRLKQRAIPKADIAFFLGFSWWKRPYVKPFFRAGEVGKFVFLNPFKMPFCAHPHARIALDKALKRGLNAKSCFCIWGRKAFPEVEEYARVNQIKLYRIEDGFVRSISLGSDLTQPYSLVVDARGIYFDPTAASDLEHLLLTYDFQAELELLKRAEQAADYLVAQKLSKYNLYHYQVLSFPKGRKVILVPGQVEDDASIRFGAPGMTNLKLLQAVRKNCPDDYIVYKPHPDVLVGNRTGRIDQQEALVSCNQIVTEVSIDSVLEQAHEVHTLTSLVGFEALMRGKKVVTYGKPFYAGWGLTEDLQPCESRQRRLSLNELLAGVLLLYPRYINPKTHSACELEVVFAGLSAQREKIQQSSLIRFWLRLRNSALRKLQKTVRIYSR; encoded by the coding sequence ATGAACAAAGTGCTTAATCTCTCCGGTTATGGATTCTATTGGTACAACCTTAAAGCGCTGTTAAGTGTATCTGGGAATCGACATTTTATTGGGTGGGGGCAAAAGCGTAGTGGACGATTTGCACAGTGGTGCGCCAAACGCTTTAATGGCTCTTTTACCTTACTTGAAGATGGTTTTATCCGTTCTTTGGGTTTAGGTGTCGATGGCGCGCAAGCAATGAGCCTGGTTCTGGATGATGTGGGGATTTATTATGATGCGACACGTCCATCGCGCCTAGAAAATTTGCTGAATCAAACCGATTTCACCAAACAATCTGGTTTAATTGAACAGGCTAAGCAAGCGATTGAGTTTATTCAAAAACATGCCATTTCCAAATACAATCATGCTCCAAATATTCATGCGGAGACATTTCCTGAGCTGTTCGAAAAATTACAGTCGCCGAGACAAAAAATATTGGTGATTGCTCAGACTCAGGGTGATGCCTCTTTGGCTTATGGATATGGTAATCAATTTTCTACTCGGGATTTAATTCAAGCAGCGATTGATGAAAATCCAGGTGCGGGAATCTATCTCAAGATTCATCCCGATGTTTTATCGGGCAAAAAGGCATCCGATATTGATTTGGATTTTGCCGCCCAATACTGCATCCTAATTCAAGAAGATGTTAATCCAATCGGGTTATTAACGTATTTTGAAAAGGTCTATACAAAAACCTCGCAAATGGGATTTGAAGCCTTGTTGCTGGGTAAGGCATGTGTGTGTTTTGGTGTGCCATTTTATGCCGGTTGGGGATTAACCGATGATCGTGTCAAGATTGAACGTCGAGAGCGTAAATTGAGTCTCCAAGAGGTTTTTGCCGCTGCTTACATTCTCTATCCAACTTACTATGATTCTTATCAGCAAAAATCGTCCAATCTGCTGGAGGTTTTACATACCTTGAATCGCCTTAAACAGCGAGCCATACCCAAAGCGGATATAGCGTTCTTTTTGGGTTTTTCATGGTGGAAACGGCCTTATGTCAAACCGTTCTTTCGGGCGGGAGAGGTTGGCAAGTTTGTGTTTCTTAATCCATTTAAAATGCCTTTTTGTGCGCACCCGCATGCGCGAATCGCTTTAGATAAGGCTTTAAAGAGAGGCTTAAATGCCAAGAGCTGTTTCTGTATTTGGGGGCGCAAAGCCTTTCCTGAGGTTGAAGAGTATGCGCGGGTTAATCAAATCAAGCTTTATCGTATAGAAGATGGTTTTGTGCGCTCTATATCCCTTGGCTCGGATTTAACTCAGCCCTATTCTCTGGTGGTGGATGCGCGCGGAATTTATTTCGATCCAACAGCCGCCAGTGATTTAGAACATCTGTTATTAACCTACGATTTTCAAGCTGAGCTAGAGTTGCTCAAGCGCGCCGAGCAGGCTGCTGATTATTTGGTTGCGCAAAAGCTTTCTAAATATAACTTGTATCACTATCAGGTCTTGAGTTTTCCAAAAGGGCGCAAAGTGATTCTCGTCCCTGGTCAAGTGGAAGATGATGCATCGATTCGGTTTGGTGCGCCCGGTATGACAAATTTAAAATTGTTACAAGCGGTTAGAAAAAACTGTCCTGATGATTATATTGTTTATAAACCCCATCCTGATGTATTGGTGGGCAATCGTACCGGGCGGATCGATCAACAAGAAGCCCTGGTTTCATGCAATCAAATTGTGACCGAAGTGAGTATCGACAGTGTGTTAGAGCAAGCACATGAAGTGCACACCTTAACGTCTTTGGTTGGGTTTGAGGCCCTGATGCGCGGAAAAAAAGTCGTTACCTATGGGAAGCCTTTTTATGCTGGCTGGGGTTTAACGGAAGACCTCCAACCTTGCGAGAGTCGGCAGCGGCGACTCTCGTTGAATGAATTGCTGGCCGGTGTCTTGTTGCTTTACCCTCGTTATATCAATCCAAAAACCCATTCTGCTTGCGAGCTTGAGGTGGTGTTTGCCGGCTTGAGCGCACAGCGTGAAAAAATTCAGCAATCGAGTTTGATAAGATTCTGGTTACGCTTACGTAACAGTGCACTGAGAAAACTCCAAAAAACAGTGCGTATCTATAGTCGTTAA
- a CDS encoding cytochrome P450 yields the protein MARCPIFPPPSEKRASLFKIFFKKSRSWMDALYARSYTMKMGEIQLPTSKLFMVNDLKEVKKIMIEQPNDFPKHDILHEVLEPLLGNSIFTTNGEEWQRQRDLLVPGFKQNNVESIFARMTQATDAMMLRLAKEPVNGGETFNIEPEMTLVTADIIFRAIMSTSIDEKEAKEVLTAFAGYQQKSPLITLLRMFGIANNFLLKRFDKKRVAEGKVIRRAIERVIEQRSEGFKKGQRESDILNAVLETAEKSDKAFSIKEIADQIVMLFLAGHETSAAALTWTLYLISLYPEEQDKLFAEITAVNARDPFTFRDVKAFTYLKQVFMESLRLYPPVGFFARQSAEATEMRGKKIKPKDAIIIAPWLIQRNVNNWEDPHGFCPHRFDNGDPSERGAYLPFGMGQRVCIGMSFAIQEAMLILATLIREYRFELEAGFEPKPVGKITIRSENGLNVKMIKRSSEAAPE from the coding sequence ATGGCAAGATGTCCGATATTTCCACCGCCGTCCGAAAAGAGAGCGTCTTTATTTAAGATTTTTTTCAAAAAAAGCCGTTCGTGGATGGATGCGTTGTATGCTCGCAGCTATACCATGAAAATGGGTGAGATACAGTTGCCTACGAGCAAGTTGTTTATGGTGAATGATCTCAAAGAGGTCAAAAAAATCATGATAGAGCAGCCTAATGATTTCCCTAAACATGATATTTTGCACGAAGTTTTAGAGCCGTTATTGGGTAACAGTATTTTTACCACCAATGGAGAAGAGTGGCAGCGTCAGCGTGATTTGTTGGTGCCCGGTTTTAAGCAAAATAATGTAGAAAGTATTTTTGCTAGAATGACGCAAGCCACGGATGCGATGATGTTGCGTTTGGCAAAAGAACCGGTAAATGGTGGCGAAACCTTCAATATTGAGCCTGAAATGACGCTGGTCACGGCCGACATTATTTTTAGAGCGATAATGTCGACCAGTATTGATGAAAAAGAGGCGAAAGAGGTGTTGACGGCTTTTGCGGGTTACCAGCAGAAATCTCCACTGATTACGCTCTTGAGAATGTTTGGTATTGCCAATAATTTTTTGCTCAAACGCTTCGATAAAAAGCGAGTTGCGGAAGGTAAGGTTATTCGCCGAGCGATTGAGCGTGTTATTGAACAACGTTCGGAAGGCTTTAAAAAAGGGCAAAGAGAGAGTGACATTCTGAATGCGGTTCTTGAAACCGCTGAAAAGTCTGATAAGGCGTTTAGCATTAAAGAGATTGCTGATCAAATAGTGATGTTGTTCTTAGCGGGGCATGAAACTTCAGCGGCGGCTTTGACTTGGACGTTGTATTTGATTTCATTGTATCCGGAGGAGCAAGATAAGCTGTTTGCTGAAATTACAGCGGTCAACGCCAGAGACCCTTTCACCTTTAGAGATGTGAAGGCTTTCACTTATCTTAAACAGGTTTTTATGGAGTCGCTTAGACTTTACCCTCCGGTCGGTTTTTTTGCACGTCAATCAGCAGAGGCGACTGAGATGCGCGGTAAAAAAATCAAACCCAAAGATGCGATTATCATCGCTCCTTGGTTGATTCAGCGGAATGTAAATAACTGGGAAGACCCCCATGGTTTTTGTCCGCATCGCTTTGATAATGGCGACCCATCAGAGCGAGGCGCTTATCTGCCGTTTGGCATGGGGCAGCGTGTTTGTATTGGTATGTCGTTTGCAATTCAAGAAGCGATGTTGATTTTAGCCACCTTAATCCGTGAATACCGTTTTGAGTTAGAAGCTGGATTTGAACCAAAGCCCGTGGGTAAAATAACGATTCGTTCAGAGAATGGGTTAAACGTAAAAATGATCAAAAGAAGCAGTGAGGCAGCGCCTGAATGA
- the lysS gene encoding lysine--tRNA ligase: MSEQQNSVPEVDENKIIAERRAKLAGLRDKGHSYPNHFRRAHDAVDLQRNYGDMEKDAMAQAEPVRVKVAGRMMLRRIMGKASFATIQDHSDRIQLYVTRDDLPEGFYNEEFKKWDLGDIIGAEGYLFKTNTGELSIHVEKLELITKSLRPLPDKFHGLQDQEVRYRQRYIDLIVNQESRDTFVLRSKIVQHVREFLIRKNFMEVETPMMHVIPGGASAKPFATHHNALDMPLFLRIAPELYLKRLVVGGFERVFEINRSFRNEGLSTRHNPEFTMVEFYAAYTDYHQLMDYTEELLKELAEMAVGSTTVPYQGEVFDFGKPFARLTMKDAILKYNDGVTSEQLDDYDSAKALAESLRIKVLPGAGLGKIWTEIFEETAEHKLKDPTFIIEYPAEVSPLARRNDENPFITDRFELFIGGRELANGFNELNDAEDQAERFKAQVEAKDAGDDEAMHYDEDYITALEHGMPPTAGEGIGIDRLVMLFTNSASIRDVLLFPHMRQQ; encoded by the coding sequence ATGTCCGAACAGCAAAACAGTGTGCCAGAAGTTGATGAAAATAAAATTATTGCGGAACGCCGTGCAAAATTAGCAGGGTTGCGTGATAAGGGCCACTCTTATCCGAACCATTTCCGCCGCGCGCATGATGCTGTTGATCTGCAGCGTAATTATGGCGATATGGAAAAAGACGCGATGGCACAGGCTGAGCCAGTACGCGTTAAGGTTGCTGGGCGAATGATGCTACGTCGTATCATGGGGAAAGCGAGTTTTGCCACCATTCAAGACCATTCGGATCGCATTCAGTTGTATGTGACTCGTGATGACTTACCAGAAGGTTTTTATAACGAAGAGTTCAAAAAATGGGATTTGGGCGATATTATCGGCGCTGAAGGTTACCTGTTTAAAACCAATACTGGTGAGTTGTCGATTCACGTTGAAAAACTTGAATTGATTACCAAGTCTCTGCGCCCGCTGCCGGATAAATTCCATGGTTTGCAAGACCAAGAAGTGCGTTATCGCCAGCGTTATATCGACTTGATTGTTAATCAGGAAAGCCGCGATACCTTTGTTCTGCGTTCTAAAATTGTGCAACACGTACGCGAGTTTTTGATTCGTAAAAACTTTATGGAAGTCGAGACGCCGATGATGCACGTCATTCCTGGTGGAGCCTCTGCTAAGCCATTCGCAACACATCACAATGCGTTGGATATGCCGTTGTTTCTACGAATCGCTCCAGAACTATACCTAAAAAGATTGGTGGTCGGCGGTTTTGAGCGAGTATTTGAAATCAATCGTTCGTTCCGTAACGAAGGGCTTTCTACTCGCCACAATCCGGAATTTACTATGGTTGAGTTTTATGCGGCTTATACCGACTATCATCAACTCATGGACTACACCGAAGAGTTGTTGAAAGAGTTGGCCGAGATGGCGGTTGGTTCAACCACGGTACCTTACCAAGGTGAAGTGTTTGATTTTGGTAAGCCATTCGCGCGCTTGACCATGAAAGATGCCATTTTAAAATATAACGACGGGGTAACTTCCGAGCAGCTAGATGATTACGATAGTGCAAAAGCATTGGCAGAATCCTTACGTATTAAAGTCTTACCGGGCGCCGGCTTAGGGAAAATCTGGACGGAAATTTTTGAAGAGACAGCAGAGCATAAGCTGAAAGATCCGACATTTATTATTGAATATCCGGCAGAAGTGTCACCCTTGGCGCGTCGTAATGACGAAAACCCATTTATCACCGACCGTTTTGAGTTGTTTATTGGTGGGCGCGAGCTTGCCAATGGCTTTAACGAGCTGAACGATGCCGAAGACCAAGCGGAACGCTTTAAAGCACAGGTTGAAGCAAAAGATGCCGGTGATGATGAAGCGATGCATTACGATGAAGATTACATCACTGCACTGGAACACGGTATGCCGCCAACCGCAGGTGAAGGAATTGGAATTGACCGTTTGGTCATGTTATTTACCAATTCGGCTTCTATCCGTGATGTATTGCTTTTCCCACATATGCGACAGCAGTAA